The DNA sequence TTGTTATATCTGCCGTTTCTACAGATGACAGAGCGGTTGGCACTTGTTCATACAATCTATAATATAAGGCTTTAACAAGTTAATGGTTTTCACTTTCTGTATTGATTTCTTGTGAGTCCAAGATTCTGATAATAAGCATTCTATGTTTGGCTTGATAAATTCCCAGGTGGGTGACTTTGCAGGTGTTGCAGTTGGGATGACTATAATGTTGAATGTCTTCATTGCCGggtaattactaattagtcATTCGTTGGCAGgttttaaatattgattttaggcaTGACTGATACAGATAAAAATTGgagtatagtttttttttagtgttttgttgttgtgtctaATAAGAATTGGAGTTTTATTTCCACAATTATAAAggcatttataaaagaaatttgaaaaattaggtTAAGTCATACACTGACCTCacagtataaaataattatagcaTGTCATCTTATCATAAATCTTCAGGTAgagtaaatttattttcatttataataactatCTTAATAGTCATATCAATTAATCATATTTGATTGGTTGACAAAATTTTACACAACACTACATAACTATTAAATACAAAGAAATAACATTGTAAAAGATTGcactaaatattaatataaattatattgaagTGAAACTTTAATTATGAGGGAACAACAATGCTAAAAATACGTGAGCAACTGCAGATAAGTTTTGTCCTACTAAGAATAGTTCGAGAGTCTGCTATATATGTTGGtttcttattaaaattgaaattgattttgcaaTTGCATGCAGGCCAGTATCAGGAGCTTCCATGAACCCTGCAAGAAGTATTGGTCCCGCACTTATCAAACATGTTTACAAAGGGTTATGGGTATACGTAGTTGGTCCCGTTGTTGGATCCATTGCTGGAGCACTTGCCTATTATTTTCTTAGATCCATAGACAAGTCATCTTCAGAATAAAAACCACACGGCTAGCTTTCTTGAAGAGCAGTTAATAGGGCTACATAACATTGTTGGGGGGAGTCGATGGGAATCTATTTTCTCACACTAAATTTCATATAGTTTTGGACGTTGATCCCCAAGCTCATTTCTTGCATCAATTCATTGTTAAATGTTAATTCTTCTAAGAAGAATGAGGCTTCGAAGTTGGTATGGTGCTCTGCGGTATGGAATATATGGTCgtgtaaaaataaaagtattttcaaGGGAGAAAATTTTGATCAAAAGAAGTTAATTGATCATATTCTTTTTTGGACTTGGTCCTGGCAGGCTCAAAGGATCTAGTTCTGAATTTTCTTACTCCTTTGTGCAGTGGAGGTCCAATCCTACGGCTAtttctcttctttgtaaatttaatcatataaatttaaaatataatttatatgtttaaaaatatctgcttattaagattttaattataatataatttatatattaaaaatatttgtttattataaattttaaatgtgtcAAACGTactaaaattgattatattatatactCAAAAAGAAAAGCACACGTCAAAGATTGAGGCcaataaaagaaacaataaaaaataaattattaattttttgggctctccatttcattattttcatgtattataTCGGATGaaaatatgacaaaaaaaattatgatcacaagtttaaatcttaaatatataattacgttaaatatatgaaataaaaaatttctaactCAAGCTTGTGAAGTAGAGTTGATGCTTCTCAAAAGGTGATTAAAAACTAAACTTATACAGCGATAGACTACTTTACCATCATGTGACGGGCTTATCTGAACTAAAATACTAGAGCGAAAAGCAACGAGCATCACATAATAAGAACTGAATTTTTTTACGTCAAATGTTAAGGTTGAATTGTTCATCGGCATCGCACATTGGAATCAGTTCACCaggaaagacaaaaaacaatggaagtaaaaataaaaatgaagacgATGATGATGTAcctaaagttaaaaataaaatgaagatgaaTAAATAGACAAAGTTTTGAACAATGAAGCTAGCTTGATGAAGTCATCACCCAAATAACATTGTGACTGACAGTGCTCCCAAACCAGCCAAAACTAGCAACCCCACAAGTCTGTTTTGTGCAGCAGAGTAATAGTATGCATATGCATCCCCCGGCACACCGGTTACATATATGAACCTTGGCGGCGGCGGTGTTGGAGGTGGCCgtgatgatgatggtggtggtggtggtggtagtggCGATGAATCATCACAACTCTCTGGTGGGGTTGGAGAGGAAATATCTGGAAGGAATAACGGTGGCGGCGAAGGTGGAGGAGGTGATAGAAGTTGATCATCACATGGGCTTCCACAAGGACATGATCCACATTTGATTTCAGTGTGTGTTGGCTGAGAACTCAGTGATTGGTCTAATTTGCTAGAAAATGTGTTGGCATAAACCGGAGATGAAATTGTAATGCAGAAAAGAAGCAGCACTACTATTGTGAGTTTTTGAGGAGTCAAACTCTTTGTTGGAGGAGACACCATTGTGTTGTGGAGTTGTAGGTATTTGGAATTTGGTTCCTTCTGAGCCAAGGTATATAAATTAGAGattgtataaatataattttttgtaactgTTGTAAGCATATTCTTACCTTTTGCATGAAGTATATGGTGACGAGACATCAATTACAAGACAAAGCTCTCTTCCTCATCATTCTCTCTGATACACCTCAGGGCTTATTTGGTTATTCTTttctagaaatatttttaagagaaaataaataagtttctaAAATGAATTCCCTACTAAATAATCATTAGTTAATTCACAGATGTCATTACATCTTTTAggaaaattatatgaaaaatttctataaattaaCTAATGATTACTTAACgaagaattcattttaatttataaaaaaaattcattttattttctttttattcttcttagAATTGCTTTTAGAAAAATGCATCCAAACATACACTTGTTTAATTTCTATGGCTTTTGCAAGGTGTTCAAACGTCTAAGTGTTCAGTTTCTAGCGAATTGGACTATctattaaaggaaaaataatgagGTAATATAGAATTATATTcgtaattaattagttattgttTCTACCAGTCAATAATCAGTTCTCCTTAATGTAGCAGAGAAAGTAAACTCAATTAGATTACAAAGCTTAGTTGTTACACAAAATTCTTAATTAGTTGGATTTGCATCAGGAAACAATAGAAGAGAATGGCTACTTCACTTTGTATAAAGTGGAAAGCTGGCATTATTCCTCCCCATACGTGAACAAATTATTGGCACCTTCATTTTATGTACCTTTCACCTAACATATTAGTATCTCattattctgtttttttttttttttccttttagaatGAACCTTGTAACTATTCTGCGGAAGTAGAATTACACTAGCCTTTAgcatattttgaataatttatttaaagactATAGTATAGATTTTCTATTCAATCGTGTAACATTTAAGTTGTACCTTCTTTAAAAGCCAACATTTGACGCGTTGTAGTAAAAGATTGTATTGGGATAAGAAACTAAGAAAGGAATCAGATGTTGTGGAAGGGGATTAAGAAAGTGCACTTCCAACCTGACGCCAGAATTGAACCATTGCCTTTTTTCTCTCATCAATCGATCAATTAAACTCTCCATTTACATCACAGATGCATCTAGAGACAGATTTAAAATGGAACATGAACAGAAAAGCAGaagtttatgaataattttacttttatataatctttcttttttatctcttttttctgtaaaaattaatataaaaatagccttactgaaaaaaaatttaaaaatcatagaCAGCAAAGGTGCATGGGAAATACGAAAATAGAGGATTAGTTAcgtgtaatatttttttcttgatggCATAAAAGTTTGTGTTTGgttctaaaattaaatattgtaagtttctaatgtttcattttttctctcgattaaattaatttgtaggcAACTACTAGATATTAGAAATACTAATACCCTCCTTTGCTAtaagaaataggaaaaataGTCAACTAATCTCCTTGTCTAATGTTAGAATAGTCCCACTTCCTATGTTTAGTAAATTTGATAAGTGTTTATATAGTTGGGTAGGTCACCCCCTTACGAACTGATTTTTAAGGGGACCATTCGGATATCTTTGTtgcactataaaatttaatatctaaGACCTGTTTCCATACTAGATTATACTTAAGAAAATGTCAGACAACTATATTGAACAAACGTATGCCttatataattcataaaataGCTTGACTAATTTCCTCCTCAAGTAGTCGCATTGATTGCTAGATATTTTGTCATATTTTCaagctataattttttttatttagtcattATTTCTGTTCTACCAAATAGGTTGTAAACTTTATGAGAAACAaatccaaattattttttagcataataaccaaattatttacaaattagtAGTTAGTTAGAAAAATAGGTCAAAAATATGATTTGAAATAAGCCATGTTTGGGAACATAGTGAAAATCTTACAGAAAAGTTGGTGGTAAGTGTTAGTGGATCGCATGGCCCACTACAGTCAACAGGGAAGGGTGTATTGGGCTTTGCTAGAAAATGTGTTGGCATAGCAAATAAAAGGAGGCTGTGTTGTTACGGGCATCAGCATAATTGTTAGTACATCCGGTaaagtaaaatagtaaattcCATTTTTCCCTAAAGCTAAATATGGATtggtatataaaaatatattttataaattaatttaaaattaataatacatgTAGAAATTAAACTTATGACTTTGGCATTATTAATATGACACTCTAATCAActgaattaatatattaattatattataaaataattaatgttgttatatataacaataaaatttctaatctatatttaatacaaatataaatttagatagtaaattttataaaaattattcgtATGGTGCTTACGGATTCGCCAAGCTttacataaaaatgaaattttacggTTTTAATGGGTATAGCAACAATTATGTTGGATGCCTGTATCAAGATgacttaattaataaaataaagccATGGATCTCCACTGTCACTCCATGAGTGTCAAATGAATGGTGATTTGAGAAGTTCATGACCATAAGGAATTGACACCTTGACTGGAACAGCCactattcatcttttttcccTCAAACCCAAAATAATTATTGGagccataaattaaaataaaagtatgcaTAGTAACCTAATAGATTTGGCTACAGGACCTTTAGTAAAAATCCTTCAGTGGTCCCTTGACTCCTATCAATTTAATAGGTAAGAGCCTCTTTTTTAAATCCTTTTAAATGGAATTTTGGTGgaagtaattttgtttttagaaaacattttttttgtgttgttcagttaaaattagagtttaaaACCTTTAAtctatattgttatttaataataaaaaagtaatattataaCCTTCGATTAATTCCCCTATAAATCTTCTTATTatcttataaagaaaatatggaacgaaaaaataagtatttattatcTTGAAAATATGAAACGCGTATAATATTTACCATATTAGAGCATTAGTATGAGGAtgctatataatatttaaaatcattCATTCAAAAAATACCTAAAATACCTTATGTTGTTTTTCCCTTCTAGAGGatctaaatataaaatgactcaAACCAACATCATCTAGTAGTACATAACAGCTCCTGAAAACACAGACTTGCAAAATTTAGTAGCTACCAACACCATCTCTACCTCTTCAAGTTCATAAAAGGGAAATGGCCACCTTGTGCCTAAATCGGCCAACTCTGAACCTTACCAATTAATCAAGCACGGTGGTTCAATTCAAGCCCCATATATAAATACTAGCCAAGACAATTGTTCCAAAGGTGCTGGTAACtaacaatcataaataattaattaattagccaGAGATGAAATAATGAAAAACCTTCAACTATCTACTCCCaactattttagaatttttcagATGGTATTGGGAGTCCTGTGGTCTTTGCTTAGAAGATTCTCCAGTTTTCTTCCTTCTCAATTAAAGCAACATTAGACAATTAGAACATAGTTTAAAGTAAATGTGTATGACTAGAAAGAAGACGTTTTACAAATGGAAAACAAATACTGACAAAAACAATGACCCAAAAGTCTACCAGTCTAAGTCAAGTAAAACCCTTTAGACAAGCAATGCCCATTTGTACTTACATACACTCCTAGGTCATTAAGGAATTTTGGTATTTGCTCATTAATAATGATCTATTATCTTTTACacctttttattataaaataaaagtatatttgaAAAGTCAGTGcaaaaattatatgataaataacGGTAGTGATATTGTAAATTAGCGTTTGGGATTAGATACtgtttaataagaaaaatatattaatagtatatattaaaaaaaagttgcacaACTTATGTGAGGTATGTATATAATttgacttatttaaaaaaaaagacagagaAATCactttatttagataaaattgaCTAAGATGGGTACACCCACGTAGGGGTGGGGGCTAAGTAAGAGAAATTCCTTAACAAATAGCTTGCATCAAAAGATGTGGACAAATgatgatatttgattttttataattaataatatatttttattttaaattacaaaaaaagaatatcaccctttataattttgaattaaaaacatagtgactcaaaataaaataaataaaacccgCCAAAGTACCCGTTGGTTTGTACTCTGTAAAAAGACTTGAcgaaattgttatattttattagtacACGGCTATTcaaaagaaagttttttatAATGTCCAAGGGAAAGATATGTATAtttgctttttcaaatttcCATGTTCTccagagataaaaaaaagaaaaaagaatactgCACAgtatacaaatatatatgtaatgataTAGTGTAGAGTTCCACACGTATTTTACAGCTTGGTAATGGAGTGTCAAAATCTTAATGACAGGCAAATAGGAGTTGTTGGCATTTAGAGCGTGTGACATACTCTTAAACCAAGGTTTTGCTCTGTCTCTTTTTATTGCACCACCATCCAACCCTTCTCTTCtaagtaactaactaacttcaTTTCATTTCTCAGTTCTCACCCATGGCGAGGCCTCTTCTCACCTCTTCCATGCACAATCTTCTATTCTCCTCCATGCCCATCCCCACACTTTTCTTAGCTATACTCTCAGTCTTGTGTTTATTTTCCATCATCACTTTTCTCTGTGGTTCTGACAAACTGAAGAAGCTCCACTTAGAAGCAGAGAAAGAAGCAGCAATAAAAACGAATTCCAAGGAGCACAAGCTGATTTCGAAGCTGAACAGCAATATTGGCAACAGGGCACTCTCCATGGTGAAGATGTTGTCTTGGAGGAAAGTGCAAGAGGGAGAAGTGGAGGGAGAATATAGTGATCAAGATGAAGAAGCCCTTTGGAGGAAGAACATCTTGATGGGAGAAAAGTGTCGTCCTCTTAGCTTTTCTGGGAAGATTGAGAATGATTCtgaagagaaaaattaacaCTTCTTTTTCGTTTGTGTTGTGGAGATGAGTATGGTTAGAAATTGTATTTGTGTGGCTTCAATTAGAACTTGCTAACTAATTGCTCAGATTTTGGACAGTATCTAGAGTTTGCTACTATATTGTAACATAGGAAATAAACTtggcaactttttttttgtgggaaCTTGTGTGAAACGTGTTGGCTTTGCAGGGATAGACACGGAGCTTAGAAACTTTTCCATGAAACTTATAATGGGATTGATTTCTTCTTGGTCTCTTAtcttattctttaaaatttctttttaattttgttatcaggtttttataatttacagaAGGAAATGCTAGAAATAAACGTATCTAGCTCATGACACTTTTCATTATTGATTGATTTTGGTACCACGTAATTCGAAATGAATGGATCAAATTAATTGTCCAGTTCTCAAGTTGCATTGCACAGACACACTTAATTGAAGCAGGGATTGTATTGTGTGAACAGTGAAAAACTTTCATTTTCTCACCCTCTACACGGTTGACTTTGTGAAGTCTTTCAATCGTGTAattgaagtttaatttaatgtattagGATTAAGGAGGCTTTTCCCGTGTTTGACGATTAAACATAGAATCTGTTATGTGTTTCTTGTAGCTTTGATTCTCTTTTAGTAGTCACCACATGTTTGTAGCTTTAGTTTGGTAGTTGTAGAATGTGTCTGTCGTTCTGGACATTTCATTCAGTGCAcgcttttaaaatattttaaagtaaataaatacattttgctatttgttaataaattggTTTAAGTGTCTGTTTGGTTAAGGGATGCTATGACCCcatgttgcttttttttttctcatggtGTCTGCGAAGCAACTGtttgtttctaatttttcaCGGTAACACCTCGGTTTTGGGATCAAAATCGATTCCGATAAGGTTTTCAACCACTCACTAAATGGCTTTAGATTATGCTTTTGcatgaagagagaaaaaaagacatAGTAAAATTCaccaatttcctttttttccttgtttttattGGTTGTTTTTTTGCCCAACCAGAAAATTTAGAAAGTCCCACAGATTAAATGATCCCCGCCCCCTCTCActcttttcattgttttaattgGATGGTTAGAGTAATGCTCGATGCAACATATAAAGAAGAATGCGATTTTCTACTCTAAacacttgttaaaaaaaaaaaaacgctacAAGTAATTTTATGGGAGATAAACCTAATAGATTTATTATGGTATAAAACTTTAAGTGTTTAATAACACTGTATATTTAACATTCAAACTGAAGAGTactatttaaacataaataattttgtatcagTTTGATTTAtacatttgataatattttattgatatatcaatttttttattttttttctttatcatatcatattatttattatattttttgctatGAAGAATGTCTaccaatcatttttatttaaaactttaagtactaac is a window from the Glycine max cultivar Williams 82 chromosome 2, Glycine_max_v4.0, whole genome shotgun sequence genome containing:
- the LOC102661873 gene encoding leucine-rich repeat extensin-like protein 3, coding for MVSPPTKSLTPQKLTIVVLLLFCITISSPVYANTFSSKLDQSLSSQPTHTEIKCGSCPCGSPCDDQLLSPPPPSPPPLFLPDISSPTPPESCDDSSPLPPPPPPSSSRPPPTPPPPRFIYVTGVPGDAYAYYYSAAQNRLVGLLVLAGLGALSVTMLFG
- the LOC100798625 gene encoding uncharacterized protein, with amino-acid sequence MARPLLTSSMHNLLFSSMPIPTLFLAILSVLCLFSIITFLCGSDKLKKLHLEAEKEAAIKTNSKEHKLISKLNSNIGNRALSMVKMLSWRKVQEGEVEGEYSDQDEEALWRKNILMGEKCRPLSFSGKIENDSEEKN